Proteins co-encoded in one Gossypium arboreum isolate Shixiya-1 chromosome 11, ASM2569848v2, whole genome shotgun sequence genomic window:
- the LOC108472266 gene encoding disease resistance protein RGA2-like has protein sequence MAEAIAFDLAVELITKLTSFAASQIGLWWNVKDDLDDLKTTVSTIKAVLLDAEERSVTSHLIKDWLEKLKDALYDADDLLDDFSIQVLRKDLMSGNKLTKEVRLFFSSSNQFAYGLKIGHKIKAIKTRITSIGSEAKMFNLLERDRPEETSFMTKRRQQTHSFVRKDEIIGREDDKATLLKLMLEFESEENVFIIPIVGFGGLGKTALAQFIYNHETVKDHFELRMWVCVSDVFDVKIIVENIIKSVTGLAPDPNLAMDQLQKQLREKIDGKKYLLVLDDIWNEEGEQWFSLKKLLMGGDKGSRIIVTSRSLRVAKITSRCQPHVLKGLSDDDAWSLFKQIAFEQRSADSTNLAFVEIGKQILERCGGVPLVIRTIAGTLSFKETENEWRSFKNNQLDKISLKEGEILSTLKLSYDNLQSHLKHCFAYCRLYPKDHEIEVRTLVQFWIAQGFVKQSNPSQSLEEIGLEYFKDLVERNFFQEVKEYEGWLIMCKMHDLMHDLAELVAGMESSIVDSKSSASEIGEKCRHVLINPLLIPLLKGKKLRTLLQFQNYRYQNQSDTIWDLIISNCRCLRILKLDDSNLNIIPRSIHKLKHLRYLDLSRNSYIKFLPKSICKIPYLQALKLDWCVGLEELPKKIEKLVNLTHIECCGCSGLTHMPRGIGKLTTLETLSMFVVDKDGSHGGADLSELSGLNNLRGELTIKNLGFVKNAKEKFRAANLKEKQHLRLLVLEWSSDNEDDDKSLEDLQPHPNLKMLKVDGWKGDAKFPSWLSSLTNLVLISINSSSKFQHLPSFAQFPCLQELVISNLTELEYMEDNGPHGSQGKVESFFPSLTYLELNNCPNLKSWWRKRPVYDDSNEGDTKVVGASTMAFPCLSYLCIEDCPLTSMPLYPSLDKELNLVNTSSRPLKQTLEMNITSMSPSTSTPSLPLSKLKSFHVENIEELDAHKLDEYLQHFTSLKTLTIRDCKELDLEGMQWEALKNLSHLEIDNIPQLVSLPLGLQHLFQLKTLEIKNCNGLRSLFPVFQHLTFLEEFSIWNCKELELSAIDIQIFQNYTSLRSLWLLNIPKCRQLPEWLQFLTNLRTLYLMDLPNLTSLPDEMRCLTGLKELYIREIPQLKERCRKDIGADWYKIAHITSVFFL, from the exons ATGGCCGAAGCAATTGCATTCGACCTGGCCGTAGAGCTCATTACTAAATTGACCTCCTTTGCTGCCTCTCAAATTGGACTGTGGTGGAATGTCAAAGATGACCTCGATGACCTCAAAACCACTGTCTCCACCATCAAAGCTGTGCTCCTTGATGCAGAGGAGCGATCCGTCACCAGCCATCTTATCAAAGATTGGCTTGAAAAGCTGAAGGATGCACTTTATGATGCGGACGACTTGTTGGATGATTTCTCTATCCAAGTTTTGCGGAAAGATCTGATGAGTGGGAACAAGTTGACCAAAGAGGTACGCCTTTTCTTTTCAAGCTCAAACCAATTTGCTTACGGTCTAAAAATAGGTCATAAAATTAAGGCCATTAAGACCAGGATAACTTCCATCGGAAGTGAGGCCAAGATGTTCAACTTGTTAGAGCGTGACCGCCCCGAGGAAACCTCTTTCATGACTAAAAGGAGACAGCAAACACACTCTTTTGTGCGTAAAGATGAAATAATTGGGAGGGAAGATGATAAAGCAACTCTTCTAAAACTCATGTTAGAGTTTGAAAGTGAAGAGAATGTTTTTATAATTCCAATTGTGGGGTTTGGAGGGTTAGGAAAGACTGCATTGGCGCAGTTTATCTATAACCATGAAACGGTCAAAGATCATTTTGAATTGAGGATGTGGGTGTGTGTTTCTGATGTCTTTGATGTGAAAATAATTGTAGAAAACATTATCAAATCTGTGACTGGCTTAGCACCTGATCCAAATCTCGCAATGGATCAATTGCAAAAACAACTTCGAGAAAAAATTGATGGGAAAAAATATTTACTTGTTTTAGATGACATTTGGAATGAGGAGGGGGAACAATGGTTTAGCCTAAAGAAGTTATTGATGGGTGGGGATAAAGGAAGTAGGATAATAGTAACTAGTCGATCTTTGAGGGTAGCAAAGATTACTAGTAGATGCCAGCCTCATGTTCTGAAAGGCTTGTCCGATGATGATGCTTGGTCTTTGTTCAAACAAATAGCATTTGAGCAAAGATCTGCAGACTCAACAAATTTAGCCTTTGTGGAAATAGGAAAGCAGATTTTGGAAAGGTGTGGGGGAGTTCCCTTAGTCATAAGGACGATAGCTGGTACGTTATCTTTCAAAGAAACTGAGAATGAGTGGCgttcttttaaaaataatcaaCTTGATAAAATATCCCTAAAAGAAGGTGAAATTTTATCTACACTTAAGTTGAGTTATGATAATCTCCAATCCCATTTGAAACATTGTTTTGCTTATTGTCGACTATATCCAAAAGATCATGAAATTGAAGTACGAACACTTGTTCAGTTTTGGATTGCACAAGGTTTCGTAAAGCAATCAAATCCAAGTCAATCTCTTGAAGAGATTGGGTTGGAATATTTTAAAGATTTAGTGGAAAGAAACTTTTTTCAAGAGGTAAAAGAATATGAAGGCTGGCTTATAATGTGTAAAATGCATGACTTAATGCATGATCTAGCTGAATTAGTAGCAGGGATGGAGAGTAGTATTGTAGATTCAAAATCAAGTGCAAGTGAGATTGGTGAAAAATGTCGTCACGTATTAATTAATCCTTTATTAATTCCTTTGCTTAAGGGAAAGAAGTTGCGAACCTTACTACAATTTCAAAACTATAGATATCAAAATCAGAGCGATACAATTTGGGATCTCATAATTTCAAATTGTAGATGCTTGCGGATACTAAAATTGGATGATTCAAATCTTAATATAATTCCACGCTCCATTcataaattaaaacatttaagGTACCTTGATCTTTCTCGAAATTCCTATATTAAATTCCTCCCAAAGAGTATTTGCAAGATACCATATTTGCAAGCTCTAAAACTTGATTGGTGTGTTGGGCTCGAAGAACTGCCGAAGAAGATTGAAAAATTGGTGAATCTTACCCATATCGAGTGTTGTGGTTGTAGTGGCTTAACTCATATGCCACGTGGAATTGGGAAGCTAACTACCCTTGAAACATTAAGCATGTTTGTAGTGGATAAAGATGGTTCTCATGGTGGTGCAGATCTAAGTGAATTGAGTGGGCTTAACAATTTAAGGGGAGAGTTAACAATAAAAAATTTGGGATTCGTGAAAAATGCAAAAGAGAAGTTTAGGGCTGCGAATTTGAAAGAGAAGCAACATTTGAGATTATTGGTTTTAGAATGGAGTAGCGATAACGAAGATGATGACAAGTCTCTTGAAGACCTGCAGCCCCATCCTAATCTGAAGATGTTGAAGGTGGATGGGTGGAAGGGCGACGCCAAGTTTCCAAGTTGGCTTTCTTCGCTTACAAATCTCGTCCTTATTTCCATAAATAGTTCCAGTAAATTCCAACATCTCCCGTCCTTTGCTCAATTTCCTTGTCTTCAAGAGCTGGTGATTTCTAATTTAACTGAGCTCGAGTACATGGAGGATAATGGCCCACATGGAAGTCAAGGAAAAGTAGAATCATTCTTCCCATCGCTTACGTATCTTGAGCTCAACAACTGCCCAAACTTGAAGAGTTGGTGGAGGAAAAGACCAGTTTATGATGATTCCAACGAGGGCGATACAAAAGTTGTAGGAGCATCAACCATGGCATTTCCTTGTCTTTCCTACTTATGTATTGAAGATTGCCCTTTGACTTCAATGCCGTTGTATCCATCACTTGACAAGGAGCTAAACTTAGTGAATACCAGTTCAAGGCCATTAAAGCAGACCCTTGAGATGAACATCACCAGTATGTCACCATCAACTTCAACCCCTTCTCTTCCTCTCTCCAAATTGAAATCTTTCCATGTAGAGAATATCGAGGAACTGGACGCTCACAAGCTAGATGAGTACTTGCAACATTTCACCAGCCTCAAAACTTTAACAATAAGAGATTGCAAGGAGCTTGATTTAGAGGGCATGCAATGGGAAGCCCTGAAGAATCTGTCTCATTTGGAGATTGATAATATTCCACAGCTGGTGTCTCTCCCCCTTGGGCTTCAACATCTTTTCCAATTGAAAACATTAGAAATTAAGAACTGCAATGGATTGAGGTCACTCTTTCCTGTGTTCCAACATCTCACTTTCCTAGAAGAGTTTTCAATATGGAACTGCAAGGAGCTGGAGTTATCTGCAATTGACATCCAAATATTCCAAAATTATACAAGCCTACGCTCTCTATGGCTGCTAAATATTCCAAAGTGTCGGCAACTTCCGGAGTGGCTTCAATTTCTAACCAATCTGCGAACGCTTTATCTCATGGATTTGCCCAATTTGACATCACTTCCAGACGAGATGCGTTGCCTAACCGGTTTAAAAGAATTATACATACGAGAAATTCCCCAATTGAAGGAGAGATGTAGGAAGGACATTGGTGCCGATTGGTATAAGATTGCTCACATTACTTCAG TATTCTTTTTGTGA
- the LOC108472265 gene encoding uncharacterized protein LOC108472265, translated as MATVNNIRLLIEDFSESRVVEKVITTFLEKFESKISSFEDSRDFSGISLFELINSLYALEQRRANRYEDHPKGAFQAKAKEDSSSSQKGKKPWLDKREKPMRDAEKVCKNKGNSPAQQQIQAQATEDLQAQEEHVFTALCFATSNKARCNWLVDSGCTHHMATDEKLFKDFDRTFASKIRIGNRSMIEAKGRGNVLINPCSGNKVISDVLFVPDIDQDLLSVGQLVEKGYSLAFKNGTCIVKTHMVRIWSQ; from the exons ATGGCCACTGTCAACAACATAAGGCTCCTTATAGAAGACTTCAGTGAAAGCAGAGTTGTTGAAAAGGTCATCACCACTTTTCTTGAGAAGTTCGAGTCAAAGATTTCATCATTTGAGGACTCGAGAGACTTTTCAGGTATCTCACTGTTTGAGCTGATAAACTCCTTGTATGCACTTGAGCAAAGGAGGGCAAATAGGTACGAAGACCATCCTAAAGGAGCTTTCCAAGCAAAGGCCAAAGAAGACTCAAGTTCAAGCCAGAAAGGAAAGAAACCTTGGCTAGATAAAAGGGAAAAACCAATGAGGGATGCAG AGAAAGTGTGCAAGAACAAAGGAAATTCACCAGCTCAACAGCAAATTCAAGCTCAGGCTACTGAAGATCTTCAAGCTCAAGAAGAGCATGTCTTCACTGCTTTATGTTTTGCAACTTCAAACAAGGCCAGATGCAACTGGTTAGTGGATAGTGGCTGCACACATCATATGGCAACTGATGAAAAGCTGTTCAAGGACTTTGATAGAACCTTTGCCTCTAAAATTAGAATTGGCAATAGGAGCATGATTGAAGCCAAAGGCAGAGGCAATGTGTTGATCAACCCTTGTTCAGGTAACAAAGTAATTTCTGATGTGCTTTTTGTGCCTGACATAGATCAGGATTTACTTAGTGTTGGACAACTAGTAGAAAAAGGGTATTCACTAGCTTTTAAGAATGGCACTTGTATTGTCAAGACACACATGGTCAGGATTTGGTCGCAGTAG